The Phycisphaerales bacterium sequence GCGGCGGGGTGACGCATAAGGGCGGATTCTAACGACAGCCGCTCCGTGCGGGGCCGGGCCTACCTTGGGGCATGGCCAAGCAGCCCGCCGCGAAGAAGATCCCCGAGGAGCGCAAGGCGGCATCCATCGCCCTGCTGAGCGAAAAGGGCGTGCCCGTTCTCGAGTCCCTCCCCACCATCGAGTCCGAGGACGAGGCCGGGCAGCGCTCCGAGGATGAGCTCCGCGCTCAAATTCTCGCTCTCTCGATGGTCTGGCTCCGCGCCCACTTCGCCGCCACCGGCCGCCCGCACAAGGAGTTCCTCCGCGCGTTCGAGCCCCTCCGCGCCGACGCCGAAGAAGCCCTCGGCGACACCCAGCTCGCGTTCATCGACGACCCCCGCCCCAGCGACGAAGACACCACCGACGCCCTCTGGACGATCGAGGCCATCGCCGCTCTCCTCTGGGCCGGCGGGCTTCTCAAGAAGCTCGATTGGCCCACCACCCCCGCGGACCCCGCCGCCCTGGAGCCGCTTATCGAGGCCGCCATCGGCGGCGAGAAGCTCCACCTCCGCTCAACCTCGGACCTCCTCGACCAGGCGGACCTCTACTACCGCCTCCTGTGGGCCGTGGTGCAGAAGCAGGTGGACGGCCCCGCCTCCCCCATCAACGGGTCGATCGTCTACGAACGCGCCCGCGCCTTCGGCTGGCTCACCCAGCCCGAGGTCGAGTGGGAGCGGGTGGACATGACCACATGAAAAGGCGTGCGAATCCAGCACCCGCCCAGCCCGACAATTCACCGCCCCACTCCTAACATCCGCCTCTATGCCCCACCCGCCCCGTTTGTTGAACGCCGCGGAAGCCGACCTGGCTTACGCCTCGGCCCAGAAGGTGGTCGAGGTGCACCGCCGGCTCGCCGAGTGGCTGCACGAGGGCGTGACGCTGCCCGAGATCGACGGCTTCGTCGCCAAGCAGCTCGAAGACCTCGACTGCAAGTCCTGCTTCCTGGGCTACCGAACCGGCTCGCACGCCGCGTTCCCTAGTTACGCGTGCCTCAGTGTCAACGACTGCGTGGTCCACGGCACCGCCGGCTATTACACCGA is a genomic window containing:
- a CDS encoding DUF4272 domain-containing protein; translation: MAKQPAAKKIPEERKAASIALLSEKGVPVLESLPTIESEDEAGQRSEDELRAQILALSMVWLRAHFAATGRPHKEFLRAFEPLRADAEEALGDTQLAFIDDPRPSDEDTTDALWTIEAIAALLWAGGLLKKLDWPTTPADPAALEPLIEAAIGGEKLHLRSTSDLLDQADLYYRLLWAVVQKQVDGPASPINGSIVYERARAFGWLTQPEVEWERVDMTT